From one Actinomycetota bacterium genomic stretch:
- the sufD gene encoding Fe-S cluster assembly protein SufD: MAEAPAWAVEARDEAAAALEALPALTGTEEEWRFTPPADLGMNGDGATGGSATGTVELPATAGRSARLAFIDGAPAPAEVAELPDGVIVSELGEALAAHEDLVRDRLYSLAGFDDRPGALNAASWDAGTFVYVPRGVEVDLPVETVLTATGAEGRVFGRTLVIVEEGAKATVIDRYLSPDLDGAVHASTVVELLVADGGELEHVSYIGWGRGVRHQATIRAAAAKDARVRSVNVTLGGDVVRVEPTMHCRGSGADARALGLYFATGSQHFEHRVVSRHEAPQAYSNLLYKGAIQDTAHTVFFGNLVVPPGAPGTDAYQTNRNLILNEGARADTIPFLEIETAEVKCSHAGAVGQVDDEHLFYLMSRGVPKLEAKHQIVYGFFQEVLDEISFEELRDELADAARAKVR; the protein is encoded by the coding sequence TTGGCTGAGGCCCCCGCCTGGGCCGTGGAGGCCCGCGACGAGGCCGCTGCAGCACTCGAGGCGCTCCCCGCGCTCACCGGCACCGAGGAGGAGTGGCGGTTCACGCCGCCCGCCGACCTCGGCATGAACGGCGACGGGGCAACGGGCGGGAGCGCCACGGGCACCGTGGAGCTGCCGGCCACGGCGGGACGGTCTGCGCGCCTGGCGTTCATCGACGGCGCGCCCGCGCCCGCCGAGGTGGCCGAGCTGCCGGACGGCGTGATCGTCTCCGAGCTGGGAGAGGCCCTCGCGGCGCATGAGGACCTCGTGCGCGATCGCCTCTACTCGCTGGCGGGCTTCGACGACCGCCCCGGCGCGCTGAACGCCGCCAGCTGGGACGCCGGCACGTTCGTGTACGTGCCGCGCGGCGTCGAGGTGGACCTTCCCGTGGAAACCGTGCTCACGGCCACCGGTGCGGAGGGCCGCGTGTTCGGCCGTACGCTCGTGATCGTCGAGGAGGGCGCGAAGGCCACGGTGATCGACCGCTACCTCTCGCCCGACCTCGACGGCGCCGTGCACGCGTCCACGGTGGTGGAGCTGCTCGTGGCCGACGGCGGTGAGCTCGAGCACGTCTCGTACATCGGCTGGGGCCGCGGCGTGCGCCACCAGGCCACCATCCGCGCGGCGGCCGCCAAGGACGCCCGCGTGCGGTCGGTCAACGTCACCCTGGGTGGTGACGTGGTGCGCGTAGAGCCCACCATGCACTGCCGCGGCAGCGGCGCCGACGCCCGCGCCCTCGGCCTCTACTTCGCCACCGGGTCGCAGCACTTCGAGCACCGGGTGGTCTCGCGCCACGAGGCCCCGCAGGCCTACTCGAACCTGCTCTACAAGGGAGCCATCCAGGACACCGCCCATACGGTGTTCTTCGGCAACCTGGTGGTGCCGCCCGGCGCCCCGGGCACCGACGCCTACCAGACCAACCGCAACCTCATCCTCAACGAGGGGGCGCGCGCCGACACCATCCCGTTCCTCGAGATCGAGACGGCGGAGGTGAAGTGCTCGCACGCGGGTGCCGTGGGCCAGGTGGACGACGAGCACCTCTTTTACCTCATGAGCCGCGGCGTGCCGAAGCTCGAGGCCAAGCACCAGATCGTGTACGGCTTCTTCCAGGAGGTGCTCGACGAGATCTCGTTCGAGGAGCTGCGCGACGAGCTCGCCGACGCCGCGCGCGCGAAAGTACGATGA
- a CDS encoding non-heme iron oxygenase ferredoxin subunit yields MSMVDVLPASDVPPGTMVRVEVEGQPICLANVNGTFQAVHDTCTHGMASLTAGWLDAEMDRVECPRHGAYFRLSDGAALTPPAAASLPVFPVEVRDGRVLIDPVPNIPHPFDTPP; encoded by the coding sequence ATGAGCATGGTCGACGTCCTGCCCGCCAGCGACGTGCCCCCGGGCACGATGGTGCGCGTGGAGGTCGAGGGCCAGCCCATCTGCCTCGCGAACGTGAACGGCACCTTCCAGGCGGTGCACGACACCTGCACGCACGGCATGGCGTCGCTCACGGCCGGCTGGCTGGACGCCGAGATGGACCGCGTCGAGTGCCCCAGGCACGGGGCCTACTTCCGCCTTTCCGATGGGGCCGCGCTCACGCCGCCGGCCGCCGCATCTCTGCCTGTGTTCCCGGTGGAGGTGCGCGACGGCCGCGTGCTGATCGACCCCGTACCCAACATCCCGCATCCGTTCGACACCCCGCCATGA
- a CDS encoding HD domain-containing protein — MSARLDAAVLTAPLAALHAPAWVVGGGLRDALMGRPVADLDVVTQGDAGAEAAALARAHGAARFALSHEFGAWRVSGGGLACQVDIMPVLGDGLDDDLSRRDFTINALALAVGGDGHVIDRHGGLADIEAGRLALVSPSALADDPLRVLRLARIADALGFGIDPAAATAARAAAPALADVPGERAMEEFTRIITAADPGRALRRLDDVGGLGALIPELEDCRGVEQSEYHHLDVLGHVFEVLDNVLAIERDPERVFWGGAPVVATSLAEPLADDLTRGEALRFTALLHDMAKAETRGVMDGGRITFIGHDRRGAEMADSWFRRMRTSNRLREFAVHGVRDHLVLGFMVHRQPLTLVQYDRYLRRVAPDPVEAIVLSAADRIATDGPRTTPIQITRHLALARDMLDAHVAITAMEPVRPPLDGAALTVLLGREPGPWLADLLTATREEQLMGRVHDAPTAERFARAWAADHLPCT; from the coding sequence GTGAGCGCGCGCCTGGACGCCGCCGTCCTCACCGCCCCGCTGGCTGCGCTGCACGCGCCGGCATGGGTGGTGGGGGGCGGGCTTCGCGACGCGCTGATGGGCCGGCCGGTGGCCGATCTCGACGTGGTCACCCAGGGCGACGCCGGTGCCGAGGCGGCCGCGCTGGCCCGCGCCCATGGGGCGGCGCGCTTCGCGCTGTCGCACGAGTTCGGTGCGTGGCGCGTGAGCGGGGGAGGACTCGCCTGCCAGGTGGACATCATGCCGGTGCTGGGCGACGGGCTCGACGACGACCTCTCGCGCCGCGACTTCACCATCAACGCGCTGGCCCTCGCCGTGGGCGGCGACGGGCACGTGATCGACCGCCACGGCGGTCTCGCCGACATCGAGGCCGGACGCTTGGCGCTTGTATCGCCGTCAGCGCTGGCGGATGACCCGTTGCGCGTGCTGCGCCTCGCGCGCATCGCCGATGCCCTGGGCTTCGGCATCGACCCGGCCGCCGCCACGGCCGCCCGTGCCGCGGCACCGGCGCTGGCCGACGTTCCGGGCGAGCGGGCCATGGAGGAGTTCACGCGCATCATCACGGCAGCCGACCCCGGACGGGCCCTGCGGCGCCTGGATGACGTCGGGGGCCTGGGCGCGCTCATCCCCGAGCTCGAGGACTGCCGCGGCGTGGAGCAGAGCGAGTACCACCACCTCGACGTGCTCGGGCACGTGTTCGAAGTGCTCGACAACGTCCTGGCCATCGAGCGCGATCCGGAGCGGGTGTTCTGGGGCGGCGCGCCGGTGGTGGCGACGTCGCTGGCCGAGCCGCTTGCAGACGATCTCACGCGTGGCGAGGCGCTGCGGTTCACCGCCCTGCTGCACGACATGGCCAAGGCCGAGACCCGCGGTGTGATGGACGGCGGGCGCATCACCTTCATCGGCCACGACAGGCGCGGTGCCGAGATGGCCGACAGCTGGTTCCGCCGCATGAGGACCTCGAATCGCCTGCGCGAGTTCGCGGTGCACGGCGTGCGCGACCACCTGGTGCTGGGATTCATGGTGCACCGCCAGCCCCTCACCCTGGTGCAATACGATCGCTACCTGCGCCGTGTGGCCCCCGACCCGGTGGAGGCCATCGTGCTGTCCGCAGCCGACCGCATCGCCACCGATGGCCCGCGTACGACGCCGATCCAGATCACCCGCCACCTCGCGCTCGCGCGCGACATGCTGGATGCCCACGTGGCCATCACGGCCATGGAGCCGGTCCGGCCGCCGCTCGACGGCGCCGCGCTCACCGTGCTGCTGGGCCGCGAACCCGGCCCGTGGCTGGCCGACCTGCTCACCGCCACGCGCGAAGAGCAGTTGATGGGCCGCGTGCACGACGCCCCCACGGCCGAGCGCTTCGCCCGGGCCTGGGCGGCCGACCACCTGCCCTGCACCTAG
- a CDS encoding type II toxin-antitoxin system VapC family toxin — protein sequence MSVLDSSALVEVVRRGPHAEWVAGWIHDGCTLHLADSEGVAAITGLMRGGAISRERAAQATRLIDELAEALDEPVVTLDRRPARGAPSSIRILTPPDETAT from the coding sequence GTGAGCGTCCTCGACTCATCCGCCCTCGTCGAGGTCGTGCGGCGCGGACCGCACGCCGAGTGGGTGGCGGGCTGGATCCATGATGGATGCACGCTGCATCTCGCCGACTCGGAGGGTGTCGCCGCCATCACGGGGCTGATGCGTGGCGGAGCCATCAGCCGCGAGCGCGCGGCGCAGGCAACCCGGCTGATCGACGAGCTCGCCGAGGCCCTCGATGAACCGGTGGTCACGCTCGACCGACGACCCGCGCGCGGCGCCCCCTCATCGATCCGGATCCTCACCCCTCCCGACGAGACGGCTACCTGA
- the sufB gene encoding Fe-S cluster assembly protein SufB yields the protein MKERPKVSTAKPKIDIDTTYKFGWHDPANYVFEPKKGLNADIVREISMIKGEPEWMTKFRLRSLEIFESREIPDWGGDLSDLDYQDIYYYIKAAEEQGRSWDEVPDDIRKTFDRLGIPEAEQKFLAGVSAQYESEVVYHSIREDLEEKGVIFCDTDTALREHEDLFREHWATVIPPGDNTFAALNSAVWSGGSFIWVPEGVQVEIPLQAYFRINAESMGQFERTLIICEPGSYVHYVEGCTAPTYSADSLHSAVVEIIVKKGARCRYSTIQNWSNNVYNLVTKRAVAHEDAVMEWIDGNLGSKLTMKYPAVWMVGRRARGEVLSVAMAGEGMHQDAGAKMVHVAPDTSSTIVSKSISQGGGRTSYRGLVKVEPGARRVKASVVCDALLLDEDSRSDTYPYMDIQEEDTSIGHEATVSKVADDQVFYLMSRGLSEEEAMAMIVRGFIEPIAKELPMEYAVELNRLIELQMEGSIG from the coding sequence ATGAAGGAGCGTCCAAAAGTGTCGACGGCAAAGCCAAAGATCGACATCGACACCACGTACAAGTTCGGCTGGCACGACCCGGCCAACTACGTGTTCGAGCCCAAGAAGGGCCTCAATGCGGACATTGTCCGCGAGATCTCGATGATCAAGGGCGAGCCGGAGTGGATGACCAAGTTCCGCCTGCGCTCGCTCGAGATCTTCGAGAGCCGGGAGATCCCCGACTGGGGCGGCGACCTGTCGGACCTCGACTACCAGGACATCTACTACTACATCAAGGCGGCCGAGGAGCAGGGCCGCTCGTGGGACGAGGTGCCCGACGACATCCGCAAGACCTTCGACCGCCTGGGCATCCCCGAGGCCGAGCAGAAGTTCCTCGCCGGGGTCTCGGCCCAGTACGAGTCGGAGGTCGTGTACCACTCGATCCGCGAGGACCTCGAGGAGAAGGGCGTCATCTTCTGCGACACCGACACCGCCCTGCGCGAGCACGAGGACCTCTTCCGCGAGCATTGGGCCACCGTCATCCCCCCGGGCGATAACACCTTCGCCGCGCTCAACTCGGCCGTGTGGTCGGGCGGGTCCTTCATCTGGGTGCCCGAGGGCGTGCAGGTGGAGATCCCGCTGCAGGCGTACTTCCGCATCAACGCCGAGAGCATGGGGCAGTTCGAGCGCACCCTCATCATCTGCGAGCCCGGCTCGTACGTGCACTACGTCGAGGGCTGCACCGCCCCCACCTACTCGGCCGACTCGCTGCACTCGGCGGTGGTCGAGATCATCGTGAAGAAGGGCGCGCGCTGCCGCTACTCGACCATCCAGAACTGGTCGAACAACGTCTACAACCTCGTCACCAAGCGCGCCGTGGCGCATGAGGACGCCGTGATGGAGTGGATCGACGGCAACCTCGGCAGCAAGCTCACCATGAAGTACCCGGCCGTGTGGATGGTCGGGCGGCGCGCCCGCGGCGAGGTGCTCTCGGTGGCCATGGCCGGCGAGGGCATGCACCAGGACGCCGGGGCCAAGATGGTGCACGTGGCGCCCGACACCTCGAGCACCATCGTGAGCAAGTCCATCTCGCAGGGCGGTGGGCGCACCAGCTACCGCGGCCTGGTGAAGGTGGAGCCGGGGGCCCGGCGCGTGAAGGCATCGGTGGTGTGCGACGCGCTGCTCCTCGACGAGGACAGCCGCTCGGACACCTACCCCTACATGGACATCCAGGAGGAGGACACCTCCATCGGCCACGAGGCCACCGTGAGCAAGGTGGCCGACGACCAGGTCTTCTACCTCATGAGCCGCGGGCTCAGCGAGGAGGAGGCAATGGCGATGATCGTGCGCGGGTTCATCGAGCCCATCGCCAAGGAGCTCCCGATGGAGTACGCCGTGGAGCTCAATCGCCTGATCGAGCTGCAGATGGAGGGCTCCATTGGCTGA
- a CDS encoding prolipoprotein diacylglyceryl transferase, translated as MLPELGSVGPFTLYSFGLMAALAIVAGAVFLAVDLRQRGLNPSFSIEVAFAAGIGGFLGARIYYVFEHWGEPGESLITGAGLVWYGGVAGGFIGVILLALYRRASLGILANLVAAPLAIGYAIGRIGCQLAGDGDYGDITTLPWGMAYPEGTVPTTEIVHPTPVYESIAALVIFWILWRMRGRLSAPWSLFGLYLVLMGIERFAVEFVRATPQVGAGLTTAQIISVILVAIGGVILTRTWNRRDPVWTGGTAATTPTA; from the coding sequence GTGCTGCCGGAACTGGGCTCTGTCGGGCCCTTCACCCTCTACTCATTCGGCCTCATGGCGGCGCTCGCCATCGTGGCCGGCGCGGTATTCCTCGCGGTCGACCTGCGCCAGCGCGGGCTCAACCCCTCGTTCAGCATCGAGGTGGCCTTCGCCGCCGGCATCGGCGGGTTCCTCGGCGCGCGCATCTACTACGTGTTCGAGCACTGGGGCGAGCCCGGGGAGTCGCTCATCACCGGTGCGGGGCTCGTATGGTACGGCGGCGTGGCAGGAGGCTTCATCGGGGTTATCCTCCTTGCCCTCTATCGCCGCGCCTCGCTGGGGATCCTTGCCAACCTGGTCGCAGCCCCGCTGGCCATCGGATACGCCATCGGCCGCATCGGGTGCCAGCTCGCCGGCGATGGTGACTACGGCGACATCACCACGCTGCCATGGGGCATGGCCTACCCGGAGGGCACGGTGCCCACCACCGAGATCGTTCACCCCACCCCGGTGTACGAGAGCATCGCCGCACTGGTGATCTTCTGGATCCTCTGGAGAATGCGCGGCAGGCTCAGCGCGCCCTGGTCGCTGTTCGGCCTCTACCTGGTGCTGATGGGCATCGAGCGGTTCGCCGTGGAGTTCGTGCGCGCCACCCCGCAGGTGGGTGCGGGCCTCACGACCGCGCAGATCATCTCGGTCATCCTCGTGGCGATCGGCGGCGTGATCCTCACCCGCACCTGGAACCGCCGTGATCCTGTGTGGACGGGCGGAACAGCCGCGACCACCCCCACCGCATAA
- a CDS encoding SUF system NifU family Fe-S cluster assembly protein, translating into MGVLDDLYQQLILDHYRNRRGRGRIEGASASVHENNPVCGDECYLDILVVDGRIAEIKSDGDGCSISQAAASMLTVVAKGKDLGDALDLVEHFRLMMHGEAEPDEDLLGDAIALEGVARYPVRVKCALLSWLALRDCIADYRKSVPTGG; encoded by the coding sequence ATGGGCGTGCTCGACGACCTCTACCAGCAGCTGATCCTCGACCACTACCGCAACCGCCGCGGGCGGGGGCGCATCGAGGGCGCATCGGCTTCGGTGCACGAGAACAACCCGGTGTGCGGTGACGAGTGCTATCTGGACATCCTGGTGGTGGACGGCCGCATCGCCGAGATCAAGTCGGACGGCGATGGGTGCTCCATCTCGCAGGCCGCGGCATCGATGCTCACCGTGGTCGCCAAGGGCAAGGACCTGGGCGACGCCCTCGACCTGGTGGAGCACTTCCGCCTGATGATGCATGGCGAGGCCGAGCCCGACGAGGACCTGCTGGGCGACGCCATCGCCCTCGAGGGCGTGGCGAGGTACCCCGTGCGCGTCAAGTGCGCGCTGCTTTCCTGGCTGGCGCTGCGCGACTGCATCGCCGACTACCGTAAGTCAGTCCCGACGGGAGGATGA
- the alr gene encoding alanine racemase has product MSEARSTAVIDLQALRHNAARLARAARGAELMAVVKANGYGHGAVDCAYAAIDGGAGSLAVASVEEAEELRLGGLTARILIMSPLAHAGFDRALAAGCEVVVGDMAGVEGITAAATTERPARLHVEVDTGMGRLGTTPDDAMALAEAAASGGAEVVGLMTHFATADDQEGPEAGFMREQLLRFRQLIPAFRDRFPGIQVHAANSAATLRDPDAAFDMVRCGIALYGCSPFGGDPAADDLIPVMTWRSRLAQVRPFSSRMSAGYGRTWRAARATWVGIIPVGYADGFPRDLSNNDELLVGGRRVPVVGTVSMDLIAVDLGPEATERGGEEVVIIGRQGTDRITAEEIARRRDSISYEVTCAVSPRVARIITG; this is encoded by the coding sequence ATGAGCGAGGCACGGTCAACGGCGGTGATCGATCTGCAGGCCCTGAGGCACAATGCTGCGCGGCTCGCGCGCGCCGCGCGCGGCGCCGAGCTCATGGCGGTGGTGAAGGCCAACGGCTACGGGCACGGCGCCGTGGACTGCGCGTACGCGGCGATCGATGGCGGCGCGGGCAGCCTGGCGGTGGCCAGCGTGGAGGAGGCCGAGGAGCTGCGGCTCGGCGGCCTCACCGCGCGCATCCTCATCATGAGCCCGCTTGCACATGCCGGGTTCGACCGCGCGCTTGCCGCTGGTTGCGAGGTGGTGGTGGGTGACATGGCCGGGGTCGAGGGCATCACGGCGGCGGCCACGACCGAGCGCCCGGCGCGCCTGCACGTGGAGGTGGACACCGGAATGGGGCGCCTCGGCACGACGCCCGACGACGCCATGGCGCTCGCCGAGGCGGCGGCATCAGGCGGCGCCGAGGTGGTGGGCCTCATGACGCATTTCGCCACCGCCGACGACCAGGAGGGCCCCGAGGCCGGGTTCATGCGCGAGCAGCTGTTGCGCTTTCGCCAGCTCATTCCGGCATTCCGCGATCGCTTCCCGGGAATCCAGGTGCACGCGGCCAACAGCGCCGCCACGCTTCGCGACCCCGACGCCGCCTTCGACATGGTGCGCTGCGGAATCGCGCTCTACGGCTGCTCGCCCTTCGGCGGGGACCCCGCCGCCGACGACCTGATCCCCGTGATGACCTGGCGGTCGCGCCTCGCGCAGGTGAGGCCCTTCTCCTCGCGCATGAGCGCGGGCTACGGGCGCACGTGGCGCGCGGCGCGGGCCACCTGGGTCGGGATCATCCCGGTGGGCTACGCCGATGGCTTCCCGCGCGACCTTTCGAACAACGACGAGCTGCTGGTCGGCGGTCGGCGCGTGCCCGTGGTGGGCACCGTGTCGATGGATCTCATCGCCGTCGACCTCGGGCCCGAGGCCACGGAGCGCGGCGGCGAGGAGGTGGTGATCATCGGGCGCCAGGGAACCGACCGCATCACCGCCGAGGAGATCGCGCGCCGGCGTGACTCCATCTCGTACGAGGTCACGTGCGCCGTAAGCCCGCGCGTGGCGCGGATCATCACGGGGTGA
- the sufC gene encoding Fe-S cluster assembly ATPase SufC codes for MADPILKIEGLEVAVEDKPILKGVNLEVPQGEVHALMGPNGSGKSTLAYALAGHPRYEITGGSVFFDGKDLAEMEADERAQAGLFLAMQYPVEVPGVSVMNFLRSAVNATRGEEIPVREFARLFKEKSELLKFDPSFADRYLNEGFSGGEKKRHEILQMALLEPKFAVLDETDSGLDVDALRIVSEGVNAQRGPGLGVLIITHYTRILNYITPDVVHVMYDGRIAKTGGPELAEQLEQEGYVGFGSAEPATAPR; via the coding sequence GTGGCTGACCCCATCCTGAAGATCGAGGGCCTGGAGGTGGCCGTCGAGGACAAGCCGATCCTCAAGGGCGTGAACCTGGAGGTGCCGCAGGGCGAGGTGCACGCGCTGATGGGCCCGAACGGGTCCGGCAAGAGCACGCTGGCCTACGCGCTTGCAGGCCACCCGCGCTACGAGATCACCGGGGGTTCGGTGTTCTTCGACGGCAAGGACCTGGCAGAGATGGAGGCCGATGAGCGGGCGCAGGCCGGCCTGTTCCTGGCCATGCAGTACCCGGTCGAGGTGCCGGGGGTGTCGGTGATGAACTTCCTGCGCAGCGCCGTGAACGCCACGCGCGGCGAGGAGATCCCGGTGCGCGAATTCGCCAGGCTCTTCAAGGAGAAGAGCGAGCTCCTCAAGTTCGACCCGTCGTTCGCCGACCGCTACCTCAACGAGGGCTTCTCGGGCGGCGAGAAGAAGCGCCACGAGATCCTGCAGATGGCCCTGCTCGAGCCCAAGTTCGCGGTGCTCGACGAGACCGACTCGGGCCTCGACGTGGATGCCCTGCGCATCGTGTCAGAGGGGGTAAACGCCCAGCGCGGTCCCGGCCTGGGCGTGCTCATCATCACCCACTACACGCGCATCCTGAACTACATCACGCCCGACGTGGTGCACGTGATGTACGACGGCCGCATCGCCAAGACGGGCGGCCCCGAGCTGGCCGAGCAGCTCGAGCAGGAGGGCTACGTGGGCTTCGGGTCGGCGGAGCCGGCCACGGCGCCCCGCTAG
- a CDS encoding iron-sulfur cluster assembly accessory protein, which yields MAESAAQAPDRPLTLEEKKAAARERARAAREAQQQGAGAGLEVTDDAAAYILECADREAMAHAVRLRIHAGGCSGLEYSIDLVPEGTMADPSERAIESNGVTVLLDLKSAIYVSGSVIDYTTSLMRRGFVIKNPNATSTCSCGDSFGV from the coding sequence ATGGCTGAGTCGGCCGCACAGGCGCCCGACCGGCCGCTGACCCTCGAGGAGAAGAAGGCCGCGGCGCGCGAGCGCGCCCGTGCCGCGCGCGAGGCCCAGCAGCAGGGCGCCGGCGCGGGCCTGGAGGTCACCGACGACGCGGCCGCGTACATCCTCGAGTGCGCCGACCGCGAGGCCATGGCGCACGCCGTGCGCCTGCGCATCCACGCGGGCGGATGCTCGGGCCTTGAGTACTCCATTGACCTCGTGCCCGAGGGCACTATGGCCGACCCGTCAGAGCGCGCCATCGAAAGCAACGGCGTCACGGTGCTCCTCGACCTCAAGAGCGCCATCTACGTGAGCGGCTCGGTCATCGACTACACCACCTCGCTCATGCGACGGGGATTCGTGATCAAGAACCCCAACGCCACGAGCACCTGCTCGTGCGGCGACTCGTTCGGGGTGTGA
- a CDS encoding cob(I)yrinic acid a,c-diamide adenosyltransferase: MGINLSRIYTRQGDQGDTRLGDMTLVRKNHLRVNAYGEVDELNAQVGVVRLAELPAGWDERLGLVQNDLFDVGADLAVPVDPVAGDQRLRIAAERIAWLEAWCDEVNGGLEPLTSFVLPGGTPAAAHLHVARTVCRRAERAVVMLADHEPSGAVSDNIIAYLNRLSDLFFILARGANNAAGAPDVLWVPGGSASA; encoded by the coding sequence ATGGGCATCAACCTCAGCAGGATCTACACGCGGCAGGGCGACCAGGGCGACACCCGCCTGGGCGACATGACTCTGGTGCGCAAGAACCACCTGCGCGTGAACGCATACGGCGAGGTGGATGAGCTCAACGCACAGGTGGGCGTCGTGCGCCTCGCGGAACTTCCCGCCGGGTGGGACGAGCGCCTGGGCCTGGTGCAGAACGACCTCTTCGACGTGGGAGCGGACCTCGCGGTGCCGGTGGACCCCGTGGCGGGGGACCAGCGGCTTCGCATCGCCGCCGAGCGCATCGCGTGGCTCGAGGCCTGGTGCGACGAGGTCAACGGTGGGCTCGAGCCGCTCACCAGCTTCGTGCTGCCCGGGGGCACCCCCGCGGCCGCCCACCTGCATGTGGCCCGCACGGTGTGCCGTCGCGCCGAGCGCGCCGTGGTGATGCTGGCCGATCATGAGCCCTCGGGGGCGGTGAGCGACAACATCATCGCCTACCTCAACCGGCTCTCCGACCTGTTCTTCATCCTCGCCCGGGGTGCGAACAACGCTGCGGGCGCGCCGGACGTGCTGTGGGTGCCCGGGGGCAGCGCCTCCGCCTAG
- a CDS encoding metal-sulfur cluster assembly factor, producing the protein MTVVDQDDIREAMKQVDDPELGINVVDLGLLYEVRVDEGTGKVDLDMTLTSMGCPLTDQIIADVRKFVEPLDGVTAVDVNWVWDPPWGPDKMTDDGKLMMKVMGYG; encoded by the coding sequence ATGACCGTGGTCGACCAGGACGACATCCGCGAGGCGATGAAGCAGGTTGACGACCCCGAGCTGGGCATCAACGTGGTCGACCTGGGCCTGCTTTATGAGGTGCGGGTTGATGAAGGCACCGGCAAGGTGGACCTCGACATGACCCTCACCTCGATGGGCTGCCCCCTCACCGACCAGATCATCGCCGACGTGCGAAAGTTCGTGGAGCCGCTGGACGGCGTCACCGCCGTGGACGTCAACTGGGTGTGGGACCCCCCGTGGGGCCCCGACAAGATGACCGATGACGGCAAGCTGATGATGAAGGTCATGGGATATGGCTGA
- a CDS encoding cysteine desulfurase produces MRSSAQHALDALALRAEFPILASPRPGGGEVHYLDSAATSQKPQRVLDSMDAYYRETNANVHRGVYEMAAEATERFEAGRDAVARLVNHPRDATVFTKNATEAINLVAWAWGVRELGEGDEVLVTLMEHHSNTVPWQIVAGITGATVRFCPVTPGGEIDMDAMRQMIGPRTRMVAVVHVSNTLGTINPVEEIVAMAHEAGALTMVDATQSVPHMPVDATAIGSDFLAFTGHKMCGPTGIGVLAAAPSRLEAMEPFLGGGEMISDVTTEGSSWNDIPWKFEAGTPPIAEAVGLGEAVAFLEGIGMQGIRAHEKQVAQQMLDALDEVPGLTIYGPRDVEHRGASVSFSLDGVHPHDIGQFLDSRDVCVRAGHHCTKPLMRHLGVQSTARASAYLYTTDDDITALRNALIECRKWFGVS; encoded by the coding sequence ATGAGGAGCTCCGCCCAGCACGCGCTCGACGCCCTGGCCCTCCGGGCGGAGTTCCCCATCCTCGCCTCTCCCCGCCCGGGCGGCGGCGAGGTGCACTACCTCGACTCGGCGGCCACCTCGCAGAAGCCCCAGCGGGTGCTCGACTCGATGGATGCCTACTACCGCGAGACCAACGCCAACGTGCACCGCGGCGTGTACGAGATGGCGGCCGAGGCCACCGAGCGCTTCGAGGCCGGGCGCGACGCCGTGGCCCGGCTGGTGAACCACCCGCGCGACGCCACGGTGTTCACCAAGAACGCGACCGAGGCCATCAACCTGGTGGCATGGGCATGGGGCGTCCGCGAGCTCGGCGAGGGCGACGAGGTGCTCGTCACGCTCATGGAGCATCACTCCAACACCGTGCCATGGCAGATCGTGGCCGGCATCACGGGCGCCACCGTGCGCTTCTGCCCCGTCACGCCCGGCGGCGAGATCGACATGGACGCCATGCGCCAGATGATCGGCCCGCGCACCCGCATGGTTGCGGTAGTACACGTGTCGAACACCCTGGGCACGATCAACCCGGTGGAGGAGATCGTGGCGATGGCCCATGAGGCCGGCGCGCTCACCATGGTTGACGCCACCCAGAGCGTGCCGCACATGCCCGTGGACGCCACGGCTATCGGCAGCGACTTCCTCGCCTTCACCGGCCACAAGATGTGCGGCCCCACGGGCATCGGCGTGCTGGCGGCCGCACCCAGTCGCCTCGAGGCAATGGAGCCCTTCCTCGGCGGCGGCGAGATGATCTCGGACGTCACCACCGAGGGCTCGTCGTGGAACGACATCCCCTGGAAGTTCGAGGCCGGCACGCCGCCCATCGCCGAGGCCGTGGGCCTGGGCGAGGCCGTGGCGTTCCTGGAGGGCATTGGCATGCAGGGAATCCGTGCGCACGAGAAGCAGGTTGCGCAGCAGATGCTCGACGCCCTCGACGAGGTGCCGGGGCTCACCATCTACGGCCCGCGCGACGTGGAGCACCGCGGGGCGTCGGTGAGCTTCAGCCTCGACGGCGTGCACCCGCACGACATCGGGCAGTTCCTCGACAGCAGGGACGTGTGCGTGCGTGCCGGCCACCACTGCACCAAGCCCCTCATGCGGCACCTCGGGGTGCAGAGCACCGCGCGCGCCAGCGCCTACCTCTACACCACCGATGACGACATCACTGCGCTGCGCAACGCCCTTATCGAGTGCCGCAAGTGGTTCGGGGTGAGCTGA